The candidate division TA06 bacterium B3_TA06 genomic sequence CGAGTGTGAGACATCATCGTCGGTGAGTCTAGCCAGAACGTCTGTGGGAACAGCGGCTTTTACTTCGTCTACTGTGAGATATCTCATTTTATCCCCCACGAGAATCTTTCAGCTTCTCGACGAGCCCGCGCTTGACGAACTCCCGCGCGATCTTAGCCGAGAGCAAAGCCTCTTCGCCTGGAAGATACCAGCGTCCCCCCATCTTCACCGGTCGCAGGAACTGAACCTTATAGGTACGTACAGCGCGGGACGTTCGAGAAGTCTTGGCAGTCATTATTCAGGTGCGATTACTGACTCGCAGTAAACGATACACTCGGGCCAGTGGGGAACGGGCAGGGGACGGGACTCGGCAAGAAGCCAGAGCATTGATGGATCGGCCTCGGTCCAGCTCTTGGCGAAGAAGGGCTGGGCCACGGCAACTGCGTTGTCCAGGTCGTAGACCAACGCGTAGTGCATGCGGAACGGACCCTCTGAGGCCACCATGATGAAGGATTTCGGATCGATGAAGTTCTGGCTTGCGCCCGCAGAGTCGGTGTAGGTGGCGTCGTACTCGTAGATGTCCACACCCACCAAACGACCGATGTAGTTGGAGCGCCCCACCGATATCTCGCCCACGTTGAAGTGGCGGTAGTTGAGAATCTCGCGCACCTTGGAGTGACCCAACAGGGCGTCAATCGCGTCGGTGCCGGCGATGGCCACGTCAGCCGAGTAGCCGGTGTCGGATGAGATGAGCCGCTTCCAGGTGAGGATGTCCTGCACAGGATCGGAGGTGGTCTCGTCCCAGTAGTTGCCCGTGGTAAGGGCAGGCTTGTGGCTCTCCGGCAACAGGTAGTCTATCTTGAACTCGATGTTCTCCTGGGAAACGATCAACTCGCCCTGAAGGGCCTGGGAGGCCATCCACTCGGTGGTGCGGACGATCATGTTCTTAAGGTCTGAAAGTTCAACACCGATGCGCTGGTTCTTGTATTCGTCGATCCCGCCCTCTCCGAGGTAGAGTGCTGCTCCGGGTGAGCGAACCGAGAGTAGATCGTTTGCGGCCAGCACCTTCTTGGGGCGAAGGCGCGGCGCTCTCACAGACTGCATCTTGCGTGCGAGTTCTGCTACGACGATGCCGCCCTCAACCGGTGAGACGAACGGAGCCAGGCGTTTCCCGCCGATCACCACGTCAACGTCTATCTCCTCGGCCAAAGCCTGAACCTTGGTCTTGAACACCTTGTCAGTAAGGAACGATGGTGCAGCAGGGATCTCGTTGATGGCGGTGGTTAAAGCACGCCAGTGAAATAGATCAGCCATTTCCTACCTCCTAGAGACTGAATTTGAAGTAGATGCCGCGCTCTTGACAGTCGCGGGCAATCTCTTGCTTCTGGGTATCTGATGTGCCTGTGGGCCAGACGACACCTTCGGGGTTGAAAACGCCGTGTACGTAGGTTATGGTATTGACATCTTCAGATGTGGCGTCTATGTCGCGTGCAAGGATGGCGCGGCAGATGTGGGTCCCGTCGGTGGAGCAGTAGTCGGCATCGATGGTAGAGTGGAGTTCGGGTGCATCGTCGAACTCGATTTCGATCTCGCCAGTCTCATAGTTGATAGAACCGCGGCCGTCCGTGCCTACCAAGTTACCGTGCCCATCGTCGCGCAGAACCTTGGCGGGGTCTTCATTAGTGTAGATGCGAACAGTCCTTTCGATGACCTTGGTGTAGGAAAGGAACTTCCTCCACTCCTTCTGGCTGCCATCGGCGTCGGTCTCGATATCCTCGCCGGTGTGCGCGGTAAGAGAGCCGATGTAGGTTGCAAGGATATCTTTCTCACTCTTCGGTGCAGTCTTGAACGTCACGCTATACTCTCCCGATGCATATTTGATGGTGCCGGCGCCGGGAGTAGGAGTGGCGTCGGATTTGAGCGTGCCGTCGCCCTGATCGGTAAACGTCTCGTATTCGGTGTCGGAGATCAAGGCCCTGATTACCAGCGATCCAGGTTTGACACCAGGGTTGGGAAGCGTACCGCTGAAGGTGTATTGCGAACCGGTGCCGTCACCGATGTCCTGATCCTCGTAGGTGGTTCCAGGGGTTATGGGCGCGTATTTGCCGTTGGAGAGCCTGCGACCTAGGAGCGTTCCGCGGGAAAGCTCCCCGCAGCCGCTTGCAATCGTCACCGGCAGCTCAACACGGGGATGGTCGCCCGACAGGAGCTTGTCCTGGGACAAAGGTGTTTCTGTTACTCCGTAGCTTTCAGGCATCTAGAACCTCCTTTAACACCCCACGAGAAAACTTTGTTTTCTCGCGGGGACCCCGGGATAGAATCCGGGGGTTGTGTTTT encodes the following:
- a CDS encoding major capsid protein E yields the protein MADLFHWRALTTAINEIPAAPSFLTDKVFKTKVQALAEEIDVDVVIGGKRLAPFVSPVEGGIVVAELARKMQSVRAPRLRPKKVLAANDLLSVRSPGAALYLGEGGIDEYKNQRIGVELSDLKNMIVRTTEWMASQALQGELIVSQENIEFKIDYLLPESHKPALTTGNYWDETTSDPVQDILTWKRLISSDTGYSADVAIAGTDAIDALLGHSKVREILNYRHFNVGEISVGRSNYIGRLVGVDIYEYDATYTDSAGASQNFIDPKSFIMVASEGPFRMHYALVYDLDNAVAVAQPFFAKSWTEADPSMLWLLAESRPLPVPHWPECIVYCESVIAPE